In the genome of Meles meles chromosome 16, mMelMel3.1 paternal haplotype, whole genome shotgun sequence, one region contains:
- the YTHDF1 gene encoding YTH domain-containing family protein 1 isoform X1 encodes MSATSVDPQRTKGQDNKVQNGSLHQKDTVHDNDFEPYLSGQSNQSNSYPSMADPYLSSFYPPSIGFPYSLSEAPWSTGGDPPIPYLTTYGQLSNGDHHFMHDAVFGQPGGLGNNIYQHRFNFFPENPAFSAWGTSGSQGQQAQSPAYGSSYTYPPSSLGGTIVDGQTGFHGDSLSKAPGMNSLEQGMVGLKIGDVTTSAVKTVGSVVSSVAMTGVLSGNGGTNVNVPVSKPTSWAAIASKPARPQPKMKAKSGPVIGAALPPPPIKHNMDIGTWDSKGPAPKAPAPQPAPQPAPQHQPAAQPLPAQPPPSAQPQHPNPQLPPQTRWVAPRNRSAAFGQSGGAGGDGGAAGIAQPSSAPAAEPHPVLEQLKAAHSYNPKEFDWNLKSGRVFIIKSYSEDDVHRSIKYSIWCSTEHGNRRLDGAFRAAGSRAPVYLLFSVNGSGHFCGLAEMKSPVDYGASAGVWAQDKWKGKFDVKWIFVKDVPNNQLRHIRLENNDNKPVTNSRDTQEVPLEKAKQVLKIIASYKHTTSIFDDFSHYEKRQEEEEVVRKERQNRNKQ; translated from the exons ATGTCGGCCACCAGCGTGGACCCCCAG AGAACAAAAGGACAAGATAATAAAG TACAAAATGGTTCTTTGCATCAGAAGGATACGGTCCATGACAATGACTTTGAGCCCTACCTTTCCGGACAGTCAAATCAG AGTAACAGTTACCCGTCCATGGCGGACCCTTACCTGTCCAGCTTTTACCCACCGTCCATCGGGTTCCCGTACTCGCTCAGTGAGGCGCCCTGGTCTACCGGAGGGGACCCTCCCATCCCGTACCTCACCACCTACGGACAGCTCAGTAACGGAGACCATCATTTCATGCACGATGCTGTTTTtgggcagcccgggggcctggggAACAACATCTATCAGCACAGGTTTAATTTTTTCCCTGAAAACCCTGCTTTCTCAGCCTGGGGGACAAGTGGGTCGCAGGGCCAACAGGCGCAGAGCCCTGCATACGGGAGCAGCTACACTTACCCGCCGAGCTCTCTGGGCGGCACGATTGTGGACGGGCAGACGGGCTTTCACGGCGACAGCCTCAGCAAGGCCCCTGGAATGAACAGCCTGGAGCAGGGCATGGTGGGCCTGAAGATTGGGGACGTCACCACCTCTGCCGTCAAGACCGTCGGGTCGGTCGTTAGCAGCGTGGCGATGACTGGTGTCCTTTCTGGCAACGGTGGCACAAATGTAAATGTGCCGGTTTCGAAGCCGACCTCGTGGGCCGCCATCGCCAGCAAGCCGGCGAGACCACAGCCGAAAATGAAAGCGAAAAGCGGACCTGTGATCGGGGCCGCCCTGCCCCCTCCGCCGATAAAGCACAACATGGACATCGGCACGTGGGACAGCAAGGGGCCCGCGCCCAAGGCTCCGGCTCCCCAGCCCGCCCCCCAGCCCGCCCCCCAGCACCAGCCGGCTGCGCAGCCTCTTCCCGCCCAGCCTCCCCCGTCGGCCCAACCACAGCATCCGAACCCTCAGCTGCCGCCCCAAACCCGCTGGGTCGCCCCTCGCAACAGGAGCGCGGCTTTTGGGCAGAGCGGAGGGGCTGGCGGCGACGGCGGCGCTGCTGGAATCGCgcagcccagctctgcccccgCCGCGGAGCCCCACCCCGTTCTCGAGCAGCTGAAGGCCGCCCACAGCTACAACCCGAAGGAATTCGACTGGAACCTCAAAAGCGGGCGCGTGTTCATCATCAAGAGCTACTCGGAGGACGACGTGCACCGCTCCATCAAGTACTCGATCTGGTGCAGCACCGAGCACGGCAACAGGCGCCTGGACGGGGCCTTccgcgccgccggcagccgcgcaCCCGTGTACCTGCTCTTCAGCGTCAATGGCAGCGGGCACTTCTGCGGGCTGGCGGAGATGAAGTCGCCGGTGGACTACGGCGCCAGCGCGGGGGTCTGGGCTCAGGACAAGTGGAAGGGCAAGTTCGACGTGAAGTGGATTTTTGTCAAGGACGTGCCCAATAACCAGCTCCGGCATATCAGACTGGAGAACAATGACAACAAGCCGGTCACCAACTCCCGCGACACCCAGGAGGTGCCCTTAGAAAAGGCAAAGCAAGTGCTGAAAATCATCGCCTCCTACAAGCACACGACCTCCATCTTCGACGACTTCTCGCACTACGAGAAgcgccaggaggaggaggaggtggtacGCAAG GAACGACAGAATCGAAACAAACAGTAA
- the YTHDF1 gene encoding YTH domain-containing family protein 1 isoform X2: MKHVGHQRGPPVQNGSLHQKDTVHDNDFEPYLSGQSNQSNSYPSMADPYLSSFYPPSIGFPYSLSEAPWSTGGDPPIPYLTTYGQLSNGDHHFMHDAVFGQPGGLGNNIYQHRFNFFPENPAFSAWGTSGSQGQQAQSPAYGSSYTYPPSSLGGTIVDGQTGFHGDSLSKAPGMNSLEQGMVGLKIGDVTTSAVKTVGSVVSSVAMTGVLSGNGGTNVNVPVSKPTSWAAIASKPARPQPKMKAKSGPVIGAALPPPPIKHNMDIGTWDSKGPAPKAPAPQPAPQPAPQHQPAAQPLPAQPPPSAQPQHPNPQLPPQTRWVAPRNRSAAFGQSGGAGGDGGAAGIAQPSSAPAAEPHPVLEQLKAAHSYNPKEFDWNLKSGRVFIIKSYSEDDVHRSIKYSIWCSTEHGNRRLDGAFRAAGSRAPVYLLFSVNGSGHFCGLAEMKSPVDYGASAGVWAQDKWKGKFDVKWIFVKDVPNNQLRHIRLENNDNKPVTNSRDTQEVPLEKAKQVLKIIASYKHTTSIFDDFSHYEKRQEEEEVVRKERQNRNKQ; the protein is encoded by the exons ATGAAGCATGTCGGCCACCAGCGTGGACCCCCAG TACAAAATGGTTCTTTGCATCAGAAGGATACGGTCCATGACAATGACTTTGAGCCCTACCTTTCCGGACAGTCAAATCAG AGTAACAGTTACCCGTCCATGGCGGACCCTTACCTGTCCAGCTTTTACCCACCGTCCATCGGGTTCCCGTACTCGCTCAGTGAGGCGCCCTGGTCTACCGGAGGGGACCCTCCCATCCCGTACCTCACCACCTACGGACAGCTCAGTAACGGAGACCATCATTTCATGCACGATGCTGTTTTtgggcagcccgggggcctggggAACAACATCTATCAGCACAGGTTTAATTTTTTCCCTGAAAACCCTGCTTTCTCAGCCTGGGGGACAAGTGGGTCGCAGGGCCAACAGGCGCAGAGCCCTGCATACGGGAGCAGCTACACTTACCCGCCGAGCTCTCTGGGCGGCACGATTGTGGACGGGCAGACGGGCTTTCACGGCGACAGCCTCAGCAAGGCCCCTGGAATGAACAGCCTGGAGCAGGGCATGGTGGGCCTGAAGATTGGGGACGTCACCACCTCTGCCGTCAAGACCGTCGGGTCGGTCGTTAGCAGCGTGGCGATGACTGGTGTCCTTTCTGGCAACGGTGGCACAAATGTAAATGTGCCGGTTTCGAAGCCGACCTCGTGGGCCGCCATCGCCAGCAAGCCGGCGAGACCACAGCCGAAAATGAAAGCGAAAAGCGGACCTGTGATCGGGGCCGCCCTGCCCCCTCCGCCGATAAAGCACAACATGGACATCGGCACGTGGGACAGCAAGGGGCCCGCGCCCAAGGCTCCGGCTCCCCAGCCCGCCCCCCAGCCCGCCCCCCAGCACCAGCCGGCTGCGCAGCCTCTTCCCGCCCAGCCTCCCCCGTCGGCCCAACCACAGCATCCGAACCCTCAGCTGCCGCCCCAAACCCGCTGGGTCGCCCCTCGCAACAGGAGCGCGGCTTTTGGGCAGAGCGGAGGGGCTGGCGGCGACGGCGGCGCTGCTGGAATCGCgcagcccagctctgcccccgCCGCGGAGCCCCACCCCGTTCTCGAGCAGCTGAAGGCCGCCCACAGCTACAACCCGAAGGAATTCGACTGGAACCTCAAAAGCGGGCGCGTGTTCATCATCAAGAGCTACTCGGAGGACGACGTGCACCGCTCCATCAAGTACTCGATCTGGTGCAGCACCGAGCACGGCAACAGGCGCCTGGACGGGGCCTTccgcgccgccggcagccgcgcaCCCGTGTACCTGCTCTTCAGCGTCAATGGCAGCGGGCACTTCTGCGGGCTGGCGGAGATGAAGTCGCCGGTGGACTACGGCGCCAGCGCGGGGGTCTGGGCTCAGGACAAGTGGAAGGGCAAGTTCGACGTGAAGTGGATTTTTGTCAAGGACGTGCCCAATAACCAGCTCCGGCATATCAGACTGGAGAACAATGACAACAAGCCGGTCACCAACTCCCGCGACACCCAGGAGGTGCCCTTAGAAAAGGCAAAGCAAGTGCTGAAAATCATCGCCTCCTACAAGCACACGACCTCCATCTTCGACGACTTCTCGCACTACGAGAAgcgccaggaggaggaggaggtggtacGCAAG GAACGACAGAATCGAAACAAACAGTAA
- the BIRC7 gene encoding LOW QUALITY PROTEIN: baculoviral IAP repeat-containing protein 7 (The sequence of the model RefSeq protein was modified relative to this genomic sequence to represent the inferred CDS: inserted 1 base in 1 codon): MGPEDRAKCWCWGPEPSCWAAGSGPTQGRGGPLSPCGHTVGQAASHALSWGGQDHIDGQILGQPRPLSGQEEEEEGARATPAARPAFPSMGSEELRLASFCDWPLTAVVRPEWLAAAGFFYTGQQDKVRCFSCCGGLQSWEQGDDPWTEHASWFPRCEFLLRTRGRDFVRSVQEARCHLLSSWDRSEEPEDGPPAISSGEPWCLPWTARVVRMGQCPAVQAVLRMGFGPGHERNPLPRKDGWAGXADLSASRLAADLLLEDDGAGRGARAPVHTGPELPVPRREVQSEGAGEAGAGDAGEQLRRLQEERTCKVCLDRAVGTVFVPCGHLVCAECAPALQRCPICRAPVRSCVRTFLS, encoded by the exons ATGGGGCCGGAGGACAGAGCCAAGTGCTGGTGCTGGGGCCCAGAGCCAAGCTGCTGGGCAGCTGGCAGCGGTCCCACACAGGGGCGTGGTGGACCCCTCTCTCCGTGTGGCCACACTGTGGGCCAGGCCGCCAGCCATGCCCTGTCCTGGGGGGGGCAGGACCACATAGACGGGCAGATCCTGGGCCAGCCGCGCCCCCTCtcagggcaggaggaagaggaggagggggccagGGCCACCCCAGCGGCAAGACCGGCCTTCCCCAGCATGGGCTCTGAGGAGCTGCGGCTGGCCTCCTTCTGTGACTGGCCACTGACCGCCGTGGTGAGGCCTGAGTGGCTGGCTGCCGCAGGCTTCTTCTACACTG GCCAGCAAGACAAAGTGAGGTGCTTCTCCTGCTGCGGGGGTCTACAGAGCTGGGAGCAAGGGGATGACCCCTGGACAGAGCATGCCTCGTGGTTCCCCAG GTGTGAGTTCCTGCTCCGGACGAGAGGACGGGACTTTGTCCGCAGTGTGCAGGAGGCCCGTTGCCACCTGCTCAGCTCCTGG GACCGATCGGAAGAGCCAGAAGACGGGCCCCCTGCCATCTCCTCAGGTGAGCCGTGGTGCCTGCCCT GGACGGCCAGAGTGGTCCGCATGGGGCAGTGCCCAGCGGTGCAGGCCGTGCTGCGCATGGGCTTCGGGCCGGGCCACGAGCGGAACCCGCTGCCACGGAAGGACGGCTGGGCGG CGGCTGACCTCTCCGCGTCCCGGCTGGCGGCAGACCTGCTCCTGGAGGACgacggggccgggcggggggccAGAG CTCCTGTCCACACGGGTCCCGAGCTGCCCGTGCCCAGAAGAGAGGTCCAGTCAGAGGGTGCCGGGGAGGCAG GAGCCGGGGATGCGGGAGAGCAGCTGCGGCGGCTGCAGGAGGAGCGGACCTGCAAAGTCTGCCTGGACCGCGCCGTGGGCACTGTCTTCGTGCCCTGCGGCCACCTGGTCTGCGCCGAGTGCGCACCGGCCCTGCAGCGGTGCCCCATCTGCAGGGCCCCCGTCCGCAGCTGTGTGCGCACCTTCCTGTCCTAG
- the NKAIN4 gene encoding sodium/potassium-transporting ATPase subunit beta-1-interacting protein 4 yields MLSPRCRRRSCPLRPLLDVPRLAWVGRCWQRWVWLRVLRVRPGFSRRGAGPADRPKEHVDACALAGAVTALRAGGSPLRVQHHVPGAPSGLGEEHTTADPRVVSPALGVRTTNETERKQGLKNHRAPWRSLSVSACPLLAVPAGLESGNGHGPCSEVRAQQTGRVLTGAPRGLGAHSCRQCPRVARLGLTRPALGLWPTLGMRESGVGGGACLKTACPSRRDTPKVRLEGQLDAFGDFCWKTQYHAGAGWCGRVGDAGGGSAPLRRPRCPEVAVLERQVFDFLGDQWAPILATFVHVVVVILGLFGTIQHWPHSVVVDAVWAAIWVTWNVFSICFFLEVGGLSKAGKSRACGRAPEHYTRLLVGRCLSCGRFVALALALALAPRTALAHRRDSVKNRELRTSNLSLHHSW; encoded by the exons ATGCTGTCCCCTCGCTGCCGCCGTCGTTCCTGTCCCCTCCGACCTTTGCTGGACGTGCCTCGTCTCGCATGGGTGGGAAGGTGCTGGCAGCGGTGGGTCTGGCTGCGTGTGCTCCGGGTACGGCCTGGCTTCTCCCGGCGAGGGGCCGGGCCCGCAGATCGGCCGAAGGAGCATGTGGATGCGTGTGCACTTGCTGGGGCGGTGACTGCCCTCAGAGCTGGGGGGTCGCCCCTGCGGGTTCAACATCACGTTCCCGGGGCGCCCAGTGGGCTCGGCGAGGAGCACACCACTGCTGACCCCAGGGTcgtgagccctgcactgggcgtGAGGACTACTAAcgaaacagaaagaaagcaaggCCTTAAAAACCATCGAGCTCCCTGGAGGTCTCTGAGTGTCTCTGCTTGTCCTCTGTTGGCCGTGCCTGCAGGACTGGAGAGCGGGAACGGCCACGGTCCGTGCAGTGAGGTGAGAGCCCAGCAGACGGGGAGGGTGCTGACTGGAGCTCCACGGGGCCTCGGCGCCCACTCCTGCCGACAGTGCCCCAGAGTCGCAAGACTTGGCCTCACGCGTCCTGCCCTGGGTTTGTGGCCCACTCTGGGGATGAGGGAatccggggtggggggcggtgctTGTCTGAAGACGGCCTGTCCAAGCAGAAGGGACACGCCCAAGGTGAGACTTGAGGGCCAGCTGGATGCGTTCGGAGATTTCTGTTGGAAGACCCAATACCACGCCGGCGCGGGGTGGTGTGGTCGGGTGGGAGATGCAGGCGGAGGCTCTGCCCCCCTCAGGCGCCCCCGCTGCCCCGAGGTCGCTGTCCTGGAGCGGCAGGTGTTCGACTTCCTGGGCGATCAGTGGGCACCCATCCTGGCCACCTTTGTCCACGTCGTCGTGGTCATCCTGGGGCTCTTTGGGACCATCCAGCACTGGCCTCACTCTGTCGTGGTG GACGCTGTGTGGGCAGCTATCTGGGTCACCTGGAACGTCTTCAGTATCTGCTTCTTCCTGGAGGTGGGGGGACTGTCGAAGGCCGGTAAGTCGAGGGCTTGTGGCCGGGCCCCTGAGCATTATACACGGCTGCTTGTGGGTCGCTGTCTCTCCTGTGGCCGGTTcgtggccctggccctggccctggccctggctcccaggacagccctggcccacaggaggGACTCAGTAAAG aaCCGCGAGCTCCGGACCTCCAACCTTTCCCTGCACCACTCCTGGTAG